ttttaaaataattataaaaattaaaaaatactttataacaatccataaattataaaaaaaaaaaattagacaaTTGGAAAACAATAAGATtattttgtttctagttttatTACACTGACAAACttaaaaaattgaaacaaaaaaaaaaaagtcacaaTTTTGCAATTATTTGAGAATTAGATTgcgataaaaaaattataatttctacAAGTGgatgataataatttatttattgtttttgaattttttatacaATTGTTGCAACAATgaaaaataacataatttttttataattctaaaagactaaaaacaaaaaatgaaaaacattTTCTAACTATATAGGCCGTaagtatttataattttatattatgatCTATTTAAAACTTGAATTTAAAtcttactttttaattttatataaaattagaTTAAAAGGAGAATAAAATTGTCTTAAATTTCATACAAATTCACATAAATCGAAATTTAGTATCAGTAAGTTTGGATCTCAGATTTAAATGTCTATAattgaaattgaataaaaatcaaaataattttatGTCCAAATAAAACACTATTATCTTTTCAAAAGTAAGGCAAAGACAAAATTTTTAATTCTAATTACCCGTCATTGTGTGTATAGAATTGGGACaaaaaaatataggaaaacaTAGAAAATCAACAATTTTAATACCTTTGATGATTTGTTATGGCCTAATCTTTGGAAACATAAAATTTTGaaccttaaatttagatttatacatattttaaagaaatttaatacaatCTTATTTTACATTTGTGAGAATTCACACAAATTCATTTTCAAATCCCCAACATAACGATGAAAAATTCGAACGTGTCGTAATAGGTTAGCCTATTATctgaaaaatattagggaaaaaaaatacaaaaaaacaaCCACTTTTTCATGCTCGTTTATCTAGGCAAGctgaaggaaatttttttttaataatattttaattttatacatcataaacatttcatttttcttatttttaaaaacattaaaataatttttttatttttaattgaatttaatattaataaaaaacaCAATGAAACATAAATTTGCTTCttgcttatttatttttttcccttcaaACAAAATCCTTGACTTGAACTACCTCTATAACTCAATAAAGTAGTCTCATACATTGAACTGCATaagtaaattataataatttgtttttcccaaaataaataaaaatttaattattcattTCCTTTCCTATAAAAATTACAAACAAAAAAATCATTATTAATTTTCCTTCCAAAAGCAAACCATGATTAATTTCTTTCCCAAACAAATCAAAAAAGTACATAATTAATTTtccttttcataaaaattaaaaaaaaaaaatccataattAATGTAATTATTTAATGACAGAATTGAGTTCGATGTTTGTTGTTTTAGTAGATTCATTTGTTGTGCATTgaaaaaattatcttttatttaataaaaatattatgaaattacTAAACTAATTTTTCATAGACAAATtagcatatttatttatttcttaaatactcataaaaatattcaatatcatatgattatttgaaatatattctAAAACTTTCTCTGCCCTAAATTACTAAATATGACATATTATTAAATATAGATAGATAATAATGTAGTATGTTTCATATGAAAAAAAGTATTACTCATTCTAAGAAATAATAATAcgctcaataaaaatattttttaaacgataacatattttgttttttttaaatataaaattgaatggacaaaaataaatgaaagaaaattgATTTTAAAGTACCATGTATCACACAAGTCTTGAttagtttataaaaaaaatttataatttctctATAATTTGCTTTGACAACAAAAATTaacaatagtttttttttttttttattgtttaggattttgaCCTTTTAGgtgcattttaaaattttcactttGCTAAGTTGCACAAATCCACTGTTCATTTGTATTATATTTAACAGGAGAGAACATAAAAGGATGATTATGCAAAATTTAAAATGGACTGAAAAAAATCGAGATAAAAAATGGAAGCTGTTGCATTTTTGGCGTCTCGAAGATTAAGTTTGCTTAGACCCAAATCAAGCTTTATGgttttttttacaaatatttaaaattttgcaaAGTATGAAATTCGTCTCCTAATACATCCCCAAATTTGCTTAGAACTAGGTCGACAAAAAACACAAATAGTAACATAAACTCCTTATCAAACAACTCTATCACATAAGcatctaaaataaataaataaataaaatagcaaGCAAATAATAAAAACCAAACTACCAAGCTTGCTCATTAATATATTTGTTTTGTCATTCAAGCCACTATTTGGCTCCCCAGTATTGCAAAGAGCATCATGGTTAGTGTTCATCATCAAGCCTATCATTAAAATCATTGTCAATGCAGTAGTGTATTAAATATCATTTATATCCTCAGATGTTTGAAGATTGAGCCACTAAGTGACtcgtttggatcaaggattttatttggaaaaagaaaagaaaaataaagagaaaacttATTTTCACTTCTATTTTCCTTCTATATAAAATACtatcaaaaatgaaagtttattttactATGAGTAactattaatgatgtgtaaaatcaaaattgtgtttataaatttaatatattttttttattttctttctcacttccCTTGACAACCAAACATCAAAATGTGGATTCCTTGATGTTTTTTCCTTTCCTTCCCCTAATATTTTCTGAGTTCCAAACAAAGCCTTAATGAATGTCAatctacatataaatttttgagtCTATAATTTGCTGATATTAGATAACAAAAGCCACTTCTTAGGTTGTCTGCTTACTGTATTGCAGGATCTTACTATCCTACCATAATCCTATATGAACCTACTGTCCCATTGCTCCACTCCGATTCCACTGATTTGCAACTCTACATAGGATCAAGTTTGTTTTGGTAAAGTAGAATCATAGCACAATCCTGCAAACTAGAGAGTGATCTTATCATCTTAACAACCATGTTCCTACCTCTCATTCATTTTATGATGAATCATAAATGGATCATAACATTTGACAGTTCCAACCAAGCCAAGCGCTTCTTTAACTGCTGCTTGAAGATATTCTGGATAATCCTCAATATGGGCAAGTCCGTGTTGGGACTGCACAGAACTTAGAATCCTACCAACAATCTGAACTTCAACAAATTTAGTATCGATAAAATTATCAAACGATATGACATTCACTCACTTCTATGGGAAATGTTTTTAGTGCGCAGAAATATGGATGGACCTAAAATGGCAAAGAGGTAACACTATAAGGTAATGATGAGAAGTAAGACCAACCTTTCGTGCATAGCCACCATATGCAACCCCACCAATTAAAGCATCCGATGAACAACATGATTTGGTTGCTGATGTTTCATCATTCAAGTTCCCtagaagaagagaaaaatataaaaatagaattaaaaccaaaaaagaaaaaaacgaaaaaaaaaaagactataCAAAGAGTAGCAATTCAAATGCAGAAAAAAGAATTACTATTTGTGGATGTTGTTCTAAAAAGTCCCTCTTTCTTCAACCCATCAACAGTGTGTGCATTAGTGCCACCAGCCAGTTGAAGAAAACCTGTCACATGACAAATAAGTAAAGAACTTCAGGGAACCAAATTCAAAGTACAAAGCTTGCACATATATTCTTATGAACATTGTGATTGCATCTACAAACCAAAAGGTCTGCCTTTCTCAGCAGCCAAACGGTTGGCAAATGCAATTGCTTGCCTTGTGGCACCTCTTCCAATGTCTCCGCTCATAGGACGGCCATCCAACTTCGATTCACAGATTATGTCACATAAATGGACTGTCAGAGAACTAATTTTGAATCATGATGACACGTGTCATTAGAATTTCAAATCTTCATAAATTTTAGGCAACATGAGGCGCACCTGCCATAAATTGTAGCAATGAAGATGATGTTCCATGATGGAATACATTTTGTTCATTGAAGATACAGTTGAATCCCCAACATCGGGTAAGCTAACCTGGAACAAGTAAAGGTTATATCAAAATCCCCGTAAATAAATGTGTAAAAATCTTGCTAATACTATCTGATGACTAATACTGGCCATCTAACAGATTTATTTTTTTGTACCCATTAAATATCCATATATTAAGGGTTGGTTTGGTTCCATTCTCACCGCAACCAGTCTCAAACATCTGATGGAATCTCCCAGACCATTCCAAAGTTCTCTAAATAAATCTGTCTGCCTACAAACAACCATGGCCATGTTCATTCATTTTCAATTTGTTATGTTCActggatgtatatatatacatatacacacaagCATCTTGATCAACTACAGGAATTAAAATAATCCCCATTATGGCTCATGAAGCATTTGTCATGAATCAATATCATTCAATAGAAATTGAGATGAGCTTATAAAATTTTATGATCATGTCTAGAATTTCATGGAAGGATAGATAACACTCCTTCCTTTTCTAATTGTTTCATTCTACAGGGAACAGGGTGCaacaatttgtttttttttttatttgtggtGGAACAGAGAGAGAGACCCTTTGTCCAATGGGAGCATGGACTAGAAGACAGAATTTCGTATACTATTTTTATTAATCATAAACATCTAGAGAACTTTATGGCCACCTTCCACTTGTATGTATCTCGATAGCATCAACATCATTCCTTTTAAGGAGTTCAGCTGTAGTGGCAGCATCTCTTACATATGTAATTATCCCTAAATCAATTGGTAAAAAAAAACATCATTTAAAAAGATAGAATTAAAAATTCAACACTTGCTGCTTGTAATAAGTGGTATATAATTTATGAGTTCAAATGCAAGGTGGTCAGAACATCGACCATGCTTTAGAAAGAAGGAAATATGTATAAGAAAAAGAGCTAAAACAAGATACAATACAGCGTGTCATGAAGTAAACAATACCCACTTATTTTATCATATGGACAAACAGGAAAGCAACGTCCACATCCATAGCAGCGTTCAGTTATGACTCCTCCCTGCATGTCAATGTAAATTTCAAACTTTGAAATGTGGAGTACTGCGAACAACATGGTGATCTGTTAACTTGGAAACTTAATAATATAATGcgcatatataaataaaataaaataaaaaaaccttcAATATGCTTGGCGTGCTGATACCATACGAAAGGTCTATTGTAGATTTCCCTTCCTCCAGCGATATTGCATTAGCAGGACAAACAATCTCACATGGTCTTGAGCAATCTAGTGGACAGTCCTCTGGATCAAATTCTGCTCAAGTGTTACTCAAAGTCAGCACAGaaccaaaagcaaaaaaaaactaaactttatctTTGTTCTTCTGAACTTAGAACTATGCATTTATGTTTTGGACCTTCTCATCAGTTACTGTCGAATTCCTTAACAGCAAATTGACATTAACAATGCATGTATGCCACTcaattcttttcaaaaactaCAAAAATGGAAATGGCTTTTGGAAAGAGGTAGAGAGAGGAATGGGTAAGAAAATGGAAATGGCTTTTCTAAACATATTTTTAATGCAAACTATCAAATTCTTCTATTATAGCTACTTCTATTACTAAGAATAGACATTCTGTAAACTAAACATAACCTAAGAATTTCATTATTCCCATTTTCTGTTTACGACtgtaaaattttttaattgaattaatccAAGTTCTCTAATGATATTAGTTAAACAGATGGGTTCTGTGACTTCAATTAAGGcctaatataaaataaaatcaacacatTACCTGGGATGGTTATACCTGAGGTATGTGATGCTACCACCCCGTTACAAACTACTACCATAGTAACTAATTGGTCTAATTTACAAAATAATAACTGTTTAATTTAACCTACATAACAAAGTTAGGGGCACTTTAGAATTAACAATCATGAAAAAAGAAGATAGGGGAAGGAAacaaaaagacccaaaaaaaaaaatcatcacagGGCTCAAATAGAGAATTTTACTAGGAAGTCAACAGGCTATAGACCTTAACAATATCAATAAGCGTGGGCAACCTAAACCACCAaatgaaaaaatagaattgaaTATCCTGGCTAAGCTCAATTCGATTCTATACAAGTGCATGTGCACCTATAGATTTATAGCAAGATAAAGGCATTGACCCAACCCTCAGCTTTTATCATATTGGCTCCATGTAattgaatgaaaaatattttcaacagtaggaaatttatttttgaacagAAAAAAAAGTAATCTACGCTCAATTTTTCTTTGTTCGTTTGCCATGTACAATATTATGCCTATATTTTTGGAAAGTTACTTTCTTTTATTGGGGAATATATTTTCTATTCTTAGAAGATTGCTAacgcttgatatacattgttggcccagtGGCCCACaaccaaatggttatatttttaggtaaagtgataatctaacatggtatcagagctggttactagAAATAGGGGTGTGCATAATTAAGTGAAAACAAAATTAACTGAAATAATCGACCAAATTTGGCCAGTTCGGTTcggtttaattttaatttgattcGGTTCGGTTTTATATTTAGGTAAAATCGGTTATTTAGTTTTCGGTTTGGTCATGGAGAAATTAAATTTCGATTAACCAATTTAACCaaattacataattaattaataataaaatataaattatataatttataattagggTTCCACAGTCCACTCCACACTCGGCACTCCACTGAGTCCACTCCACAGATTCCATGATTCCAGTTCCACACTTTGCCTTTGGGAATTAGGGTTCCCAACTTCCCATTCAACCATTCCAACTTCCAACCATCGAGCGATGAGCGATCAACGTCCATCACTCCATCGAGACTTCAAGCCTCCAGATTCCATGCCCTCCAGCGTCCAGCCATCCAACTCTAGAGAGCCTCCATGTCGATTGCTGACCAACCAGCCTCCACCCTCTAGCATTAGCGACTACACCAACCAGCCAACCTTCGGCCCTTTAAATCCAAACATCAGTGACCACTCCATCAGTCCGTTGTGCTCACTACTCACCCCTACTCCAAATCCAAACTTCCATCCCATCGTTCGACTAATTGGCTTCGAGATCGAGAGTAGAGACTTCGAGAGTTTGAGTCACCTCGCCCTTGGCCCTTGTCGTCACCCTAGCTGTTGCCAATCGCCATGTCGTTGCCTTAGCCCTCACCGTGAGCCTGTGACCGTCACCTAAGTGCCTCTCAAAGTTAAAGTCTCAAGTTGTTAAAAGTagaatttttaaatcatataatcatattttttccccataattaattataattcgCTTCAGTTAAaattggttaaccaaattaaccaaaaattcGGTTCGGTCAAGTAAGAAGGGTAGTACGGTCGGTTTGGTTATGATGAATAGTTAACCAAATtttttcagttaattcggttaattgaccGAATTGGCTGAACCGGCCAATTGCACACCCCTAGCTAGGAGGTCTTGGGTCTAGTCTTGTTGTTTGTTAAGAATTATCTTATTCCCTATATGGGTGttgtttatctctccacttgTTGTTGAGCTACaagtgcaggggagtgttaagacttgatatacattattggcccacaacctaataacttgagcttttaggtgaagtggtaatctaacaaagaTATCTTGTTAAAAGAAGGCAGCCCAGTGCAGAAGCTTCTGCGTATGCAGGGTCTAGGGAATgggtggaccacaatgggtctatagtacgcagccttaccttgcatttttgcaagattCAGTTTCCATGCCTTGAAGGTCACACTGCGACAACTTTATAGTTGCACCTAGGCTCCCCTTCAACAAAGATATCTtgtagttaaaaatatttttctctgtTACATGAGGTGCAAAAGGAAGGACAATAGGATCAGAACAAAAAAAATCACCCAATCTTGCCAAGATGTCATTTCTTTACTAGTATGCAACATTGTGCAGAATAGCTTTAGTGACAATATTTCAAGAGATTTCACCTGAAGGACGAAAATGATTGTAAATTTTTTTACTGCTCTGCATATTCAATTTATGAAAGTGTTACCAGATAAAAAAGTAATGCTACCATTATCATCAGTTGTCGTATAACAAATGAGAGGTGGGGCAGTTATTACCAGCTTTACGGAAGTGAAGATCTTCATCATCGCTAACACTGATCATTACCCAAGGCCTCCGAAGTTGTACAATATTCCTTGCTGCTTCAATTCCCTGGTTCACTGCATTCACCACTGCTGCATCCGCAGCACAGTCTACGCAATCAACTGCAGACAATCGGTCATAAAAAAGGGGGGTAAATCAAAATGCAGTCAATGCAATCAACTACTATCAATTGttcacaaaaagaaaaataacaaaCTATTTGCTCACACTTCCTTTGGATTGTGTGATTTGGAGAGAAACTTGTTTGTATTGCACTCTATAAAATAATTGCAGAGAAATGAACAGAAATGGAGGGAGAATACACTACTCATAAACCCTTTTTGAATCTCTCCTGGGAGTGAAAATCAACTCAATAATAAAAATTCCTCAGAACCCGTTACTCTTTCAGTCATCCAAACAACCAAAAAAGAtgggagaaaatttattttccttgCCCTTTGCTCTTTTTCAACATCCCAAGAAAGAAAAAATCTTTTTTCCCCTTATCTTTTCatttcaataaaatttaaaagaaacgACTATCACTCTTTTTCTGTCTACTCGTGGCTATCCAAATATGACGTAAAGAACCCATAAACCAGAGACTGAGTAGCTACAAGAGTTATCAACCTCCAGCCAGCGTGTAAACCAGAGAAAGATTCCTGATGTCCACAACATCCTGGGAGAGAGAGTGGGGGAGGGGAGACAAAGAACTCAAGTGAGTGTTTCcagttagggtttaaggttcagggaaTGCATGGTTGAGACATATGCATATACCTCAAAGCTGGCTCCACAAATGAGCTTAACCCAGTTGCCATTTCGGAGGGATTCGATCGGAGAGGATGGAATTGATGAAACCCCAATTGTTTGAATAAGCTTTTTGATGTCTTGAAGGTGCTTATTGTTCCTGAGATTCACTGTCATTTACACCAAAAACATAGcaatttcagagagagagagagagtaagtgagagagagagtttcgAAGGTACCTTGAGGATGTTTCGGGGTAAGTGAAGCGTTGCAGGAGAAGCTCAAAGCCATGGCAGAGACCATCGCCAAGGACGGTAAGGTGCCACTAGTGCTCTTAAAAGTTATCTAGACGTctgtttgtgcttaaaatgtggCATTAGACAGAGTTACTAAAAATGTATTTATCTTAACTAGAAGAAAAAGACACTAGTGGATCTCGATTACATAAGATTCAAATTCCCGATTACAAAAATATCAAATCAACATTTAAATCCATATAAGTGAGAGGTATTACATAGTGCAAGTCTCAATGATGTGGATCTCACACTATTTTAGTAAGTCTAAATATGAATATCAGTCTCCATGGGCATGACACAATAGAAAGAcatcaacaaataaaaataagcaTTGGGGGCTTAATTTtaagtagatacactcacggaaccaacGGTACCTGTAAATGATGAGAATTTACTATATAAGCCAGTGGGGACCATGGATGGtaagagttctctgtgagccaacagagaccgtggatggtaatagaGATGTGTCCCGAGAGTCAGGTTAGTCGAACGTCCAATTGATGCACAGAAATCGTGTCTGCATTCCGAGCTTTAccttgatcagcgagacctaaggGCGGAAGACACTAATTCGTAGGTTTGCCGTATGAGGGGGTCTAAAGGGTTCGTTGGtagttggagttcctatgtaataaaaaaaaatgaataccaTATTTTGTGATCTGGATGGTTTTAAATTTTACATAAAGAGATCATCCTTCACAAGTTGTTCTAATTTGTTATACATAATTGCATAATCACTAGAAGTCTTAAAAGTTAAGATGATCTATGTGTGTTTGTGCTTATAAAATTAATGTTATATTAGTGATCTCAAAATTTAGGTTAGACTAGTAAGTAGATCTGTCAACAAAgctattaaaaaaagaaagaaaaaaagagaaaagaaaaaaccaCCTTTTAATTTGTCTAATTCTTTTTTAATCAATAATACTTTTCTTTTTATCAATGCTAAAGGTGTTATAAACAAGCATGCGTAGAATGTGTAATAATTTCAATAGTGAAGAAATTGATAGTTTTatgtttgtgaaataatatgtatttttttattttttaacatatataaatttagaaattagtattttatttttaactttatgaaaaattaaaataaaatgacaaaatatcGAAGGTCGTCTCACCTTGTAAAAGAGGGCCCATGTATCAATTTTCATGTAATAATGATGTGATGAGATGATtttgactaaaaaaaaaaattaactttcatTAAGATTGATCTCAACTTTTGTGGTTGGGTGAAAGGTTTAGATAGGTTTAATTTTATAGTCGATTTTAAGCATTGCATAATCATCACGATAATTAATTTTTTGTCCAATGAAGCCTTAGGCATGGATGACAAAGGTCCATAAATGATGGGTTGTGAAAAAGGCATACAAATGGAGAGCTTAAAAAATGTGAACCTAATACGGGATTAAACTTAATTGACGTGATGACTTAGATAGATTGGACTTTAAGTtcaataagataataaactaactTAGGCAAcccaagaattttttttttattaaactagGAAGATCTAGTCAAGTTAAATATACCTAAATGGGTTTGGATCCCAACTTTACTgtatttttttactttattatcatgaaaaagaaaaatacggATAATTAAATCATGAAAATAAAGTCACCAAAAAGGAATAGTTTGAGTCTTAAGATCCCCTTTGAGCCCCTTTAATCTGTTTAGTACTTTTATAATCAATAATACTTTTCTTTTTATCAATGTTAAAGGTGAAGTATAAACAAGCAGGCCTGAAGTGTGTAATAATTTCAATAGTGATGAAATGGATAGTTTTatgtttgtgaaataatatgtattttttttattttttaataaatattaatttagatatgtgtattttatttttaattttatgaaaaattgaaataaaatgaccctaaaaaaaaatccaaggtCCTTTGAAAGAGGTCCATGTATCAATTTCCATATAGTAATGATGTGATGAGATGATtttgacttaaaaaaaaaaaacctttcatTTAGATTGACCTCAACTTTAGTGGTAAGGTGtagagtttaaatttaaatttcatttttgataGAGCCATTATACtcaaataaaaagataaaaaataaaagtaagatTTAATTTTATAGTGATTTTCAACATTGCATAATCATTAGGATGATTAATTTTTTATCCAATGGAGCACAACAAAGATCCATAAATGATGGGTTATGAAAAAGACATAGAATGAAGAGCTCAAAAAATGTGAACCTAAAACGAGATTAAACTTAATCGACATGATGACTTAGACCTAAATTAGATTAGATTTTTaagttcaataaaaaaaataaactaacttaGACGACCTAAGAAATTTTTATTAAACTAGGATGATCGAGTCAAGTTAAATATACCTAAATGGGTTTGGATCTCAACTTTATTgtattttttactttattatcgtggaaaaagaaaaaaaacaaataacaaaATTAAATCATGAAAATAAAGTCACCAAAAAAGAACAATTTGAGCTTTAAAAGCCAATTTAAGCAAGCAttctaaaataaataaaggaaatcGAGAGGAATTTGAGCCTAATGATTCATGTCCTTTTTAAGCTTTGTGGAGTTACGTTCGATTTGGATGATGACCtgacttttctttaatgaaagATTTTTATCCTAAAACTTAATCCATAGAACGAAGGATTGGGTCGAAAGGTCTAAGCCACGGCGCTCATGGACAAAACGGCCCAAGTTGTACTTGGGGGAAAATTTTATTTGGGCCCGTTTTGTAACCCATTCGGAACCCTGTGCGCAACATATAAAACGATTGTTTTTTGAGTGATTAGATTAAATTGTCACActttgcgagagagagagagtactgtATCACCGCACTTTCTGTATTTTCTtcctaataatagtgaaatccctacaattCCGTGTACGTAGGTAAAattatcgaaccacgtaaatactgtcttgtacgtgtaattaatttttctttggcatgtattctttctttattttgtttctcacagatTTTTAGGAATTTGTTGTTAGTTTCCAACAGTCCTCGTTCTCAAACAAGAGGATGAGGGCTTGAGTTCTTCTACCAATAAGGGACTTAAATTAGGGTTTGTGTATTTTAAAGTTAGAATAATTTTAGTATACACATGCAGAAGGTGCATGTACAATAAAAGGTTTTATTTCCTCTCTCCCTACTACCCTGCAAGGATGGATGGGTTTCCAGAAGGAAGAAacagaaaaaaataaacttacaattGGCATTAGCTAGTGATGGACGTTTATTTTTTATGAGTGTATTACTCAATCAAAAAGTGAAAACTCATAATCTTATATGGTTGCCTTGACCAATAAATATATTAACATTTGCTAATTCTGTCAATATATTATTCTTAATAAATCACTATTGTGATTACTATCACGAGGTTTTTTTTTCATTTAGTAagattatatttattttgtttatttttcacTTGTGTTCTcctttgaatataaaaataatcagAGCTTTTTCTTCTTGTAGTTGCCGAATGTTTATGGCCTCTTATAAAGAGGTCGAACAATATACACTTACATCTATTTTATTATCAATTCTATGCCAATAGCTTAGCATAAGTCCGTATACATTAACTAGTTATATATTGTGGTATGGTAATACTATTATATTAAAAGATAAGTttgataacataaataattataatatcttAACACAATATAGCACAATATTATAATActacatatttatttataatatgtaaaaacaaaataatgttattattaatttacgaTCACAATGTTCGTATCaaataaatacttattttttaatattaccAAACCCCACTTTTAAATTTGACTATTTATAAtcaaatatttattatatatcatCACACACAATACtcattttttcttcaaaattctcAACCTTTTCTTTTTGTCACTTGCTGTTTGttttagctctctctctctctctctctctcttctctctctctccaatgaGGACACTTTTTTCTAAAGAGTGATATAGCACAACACAAAATACCAACTCCCACCACAAATTAGATGGGTAACTTTTTGACtcaaattcttctctctctcttacctatttttttctcaaattaaaTTATTGATTGAATGCAAGTCCAATCAGATGTTCCTCCTGCAGCCCAACTAAACCACGTATATGTCTAcatctttgtttttcttttt
This genomic stretch from Malania oleifera isolate guangnan ecotype guangnan chromosome 3, ASM2987363v1, whole genome shotgun sequence harbors:
- the LOC131151889 gene encoding uncharacterized protein LOC131151889 isoform X3; the encoded protein is MVSAMALSFSCNASLTPKHPQVNLRNNKHLQDIKKLIQTIGVSSIPSSPIESLRNGNWVKLICGASFEDVVDIRNLSLVYTLAGVDCVDCAADAAVVNAVNQGIEAARNIVQLRRPWVMISVSDDEDLHFRKAEDCPLDCSRPCEIVCPANAISLEEGKSTIDLSYGISTPSILKGGVITERCYGCGRCFPVCPYDKIRIITYVRDAATTAELLKRNDVDAIEIHTSGRQTDLFRELWNGLGDSIRCLRLVAVSLPDVGDSTVSSMNKMYSIMEHHLHCYNLWQLDGRPMSGDIGRGATRQAIAFANRLAAEKGRPFGFLQLAGGTNAHTVDGLKKEGLFRTTSTNRNLNDETSATKSCCSSDALIGGVAYGGYARKIVGRILSSVQSQHGLAHIEDYPEYLQAAVKEALGLVGTVKCYDPFMIHHKMNERVANQWNRSGAMGQ
- the LOC131151889 gene encoding uncharacterized protein LOC131151889 isoform X2; amino-acid sequence: MVSAMALSFSCNASLTPKHPQVNLRNNKHLQDIKKLIQTIGVSSIPSSPIESLRNGNWVKLICGASFEDVVDIRNLSLVYTLAGVDCVDCAADAAVVNAVNQGIEAARNIVQLRRPWVMISVSDDEDLHFRKAEFDPEDCPLDCSRPCEIVCPANAISLEEGKSTIDLSYGISTPSILKGGVITERCYGCGRCFPVCPYDKIRIITYVRDAATTAELLKRNDVDAIEIHTSGRQTDLFRELWNGLGDSIRCLRLVAVSLPDVGDSTVSSMNKMYSIMEHHLHCYNLWQLDGRPMSGDIGRGATRQAIAFANRLAAEKGRPFGFLQLAGGTNAHTVDGLKKEGLFRTTSTNRNLNDETSATKSCCSSDALIGGVAYGGYARKIVGRILSSVQSQHGLAHIEDYPEYLQAAVKEALGLVGTVKCYDPFMIHHKMNERARGTRGARME
- the LOC131151889 gene encoding uncharacterized protein LOC131151889 isoform X1, giving the protein MVSAMALSFSCNASLTPKHPQVNLRNNKHLQDIKKLIQTIGVSSIPSSPIESLRNGNWVKLICGASFEDVVDIRNLSLVYTLAGVDCVDCAADAAVVNAVNQGIEAARNIVQLRRPWVMISVSDDEDLHFRKAEFDPEDCPLDCSRPCEIVCPANAISLEEGKSTIDLSYGISTPSILKGGVITERCYGCGRCFPVCPYDKIRIITYVRDAATTAELLKRNDVDAIEIHTSGRQTDLFRELWNGLGDSIRCLRLVAVSLPDVGDSTVSSMNKMYSIMEHHLHCYNLWQLDGRPMSGDIGRGATRQAIAFANRLAAEKGRPFGFLQLAGGTNAHTVDGLKKEGLFRTTSTNRNLNDETSATKSCCSSDALIGGVAYGGYARKIVGRILSSVQSQHGLAHIEDYPEYLQAAVKEALGLVGTVKCYDPFMIHHKMNERVANQWNRSGAMGQ